The genomic window CTGTCCGAGGATGTGGTGGTGGGCGGCACCGTGGCCTGGACCGCAGGTACCACGGTCAGCGGCGTCGTCGCCCAGAGCACGCCCGCAGGCCGCCTCTCCAGCGGCAAGGGCGGGCTGGGCATCCGCCTGACCACGGTGGGCCGCAACGGCGTGGACGCTGGAACCTACATGGTGGTGGGCGATGCCCTCGGCAAGCGTGACGCCAAATTCATCGGAGGCACCGCCGCTTTGGGTGCGCTGGTCGGCGTGCTCACCGACAAGAACCACCAGGGGGATCATGCCCTGGGTGGTGCGGCGGCGGGTGCACTCGCCGGAACGGCGCTCGCGGCCGGCACCGCCGATACCGTGATCCGCATTCCCGCGTCTCAGTCCGTCACCTTCTCGCTGACGGCCCCGGAGCAGGTCACCCTCCGGTAGGTTCATCCAGCCGCCCTTCGGGTGCTGAGGATGCGTTCAACGCGGAGAAAAGCCGAGTCCGTCGGGCCGCTCTTCTCCGCGTTCATTCAACCCGCCCGGTCCTGGGTGATTCAGCGGATCGCTTCGGGGTTCTGCGCGGCCAGCTTGCCCTTCACGCGCTCCACCGCCTTGGCGGCCAGGATGTAGCGCGGGTTCTCGTCCAGGGCGTGGCGGAAGTGCTCCAGGGCCTTGTCCAGCTGACCCTTGGCCTCATAGACGCGGCCCAGGTTGAAGTGGGGGAAGCAGTAGCTTTCGTAGCGCTTGGCCTTCAGGGCCATACGCAGCCAGGGAATCGCCTCGTCGGGCTCGCCCTGCTCGACATAGTAGGCGCCGATGTCGTTGTAGGGATTGCCGAACTCGGGATCCAGGTCGATGGCCCGGTGGCAGTCCTCGATGGCCGAGGCGTAGTCCTTCTCGAAGGACCGGGCCCAACCCCGGAAGGTGTAGGCCTCCGCTGTGGGGCAGATCTCGATGGACTTGGTGTAGAGGCTGATGGCCTTCGCCACCTCGTTCTTCATGTGGAGCTGATAG from Geothrix sp. includes these protein-coding regions:
- a CDS encoding tetratricopeptide repeat protein, which translates into the protein MSDEQDRQDKRQEAMEWVGKAYQLHMKNEVAKAISLYTKSIEICPTAEAYTFRGWARSFEKDYASAIEDCHRAIDLDPEFGNPYNDIGAYYVEQGEPDEAIPWLRMALKAKRYESYCFPHFNLGRVYEAKGQLDKALEHFRHALDENPRYILAAKAVERVKGKLAAQNPEAIR